From Prionailurus viverrinus isolate Anna chromosome B2, UM_Priviv_1.0, whole genome shotgun sequence, the proteins below share one genomic window:
- the IL22RA2 gene encoding interleukin-22 receptor subunit alpha-2 isoform X1 — protein MTPKHCFLGFLISFLLTGVVETQSAHESLMPQRVHFQSRNFHNILHWQPGRACTSNSSIYFVQYKMYGQRQWKNKEDCWGILESFCDLTNETSDIQEPYYGRVRTISAGIRSGWTMTQRFTPWWETKIDPPVMNITQVNGSLLVILHAPGLPYRDQKGKNVSIENYYELVYRVFIINNSIGKEQKVYEGAHRVVEIGVLAPHTAYCVVAEMYQPMLDKRSRRSEEKCVELP, from the exons ATGACGCCTAAACATTGCTTTCTAGGCTTCCTCATCAGTTTCCTCCTGACTGGTGTAGTGG AAACCCAGTCAGCCCATGAATCCCTGATGCCTCAGCGAGTACATTTTCAGTCTCGAAATTTCCACAACATTTTGCACTGGCAGCCTGGGAGGGCTTGTACCAGCAACAGCAGTATCTATTTCGTACAGTATAAAAT GTATGGACAGagacaatggaaaaataaagaggacTGTTGGGGTATTCTCGAATCCTTTTGTGACCTTACCAATGAAACGTCAGATATACAGGAACCTTACTATGGAAGGGTGAGGACCATCTCAGCTGGGATCCGCTCAGGCTGGACCATGACGCAGCGCTTCACTCCCTGGTGGGAAA CGAAAATTGATCCTCCAGTCATGAATATAACTCAAGTTAATGGATCTTTGTTGGTGATTCTTCATGCTCCAGGTTTACCGTATAgagaccaaaaaggaaaaaatgtatcaATAGAAAATTACTATGAGCTAGTATATCGAGTCTTTATAATTAACAATTCAATAGGAAAG GAACAAAAGGTATATGAAGGAGCTCACAGAGTTGTTGAAATTGGAGTTCTGGCACCTCACACTGCTTACTGTGTAGTGGCTGAAATGTACCAGCCCATGCTAGACAAAAGAAGTCGGAGAAGTGAAGAGAAATGTGTGGAACTTCCTTGA
- the IL22RA2 gene encoding interleukin-22 receptor subunit alpha-2 isoform X2: MTPKHCFLGFLISFLLTGVVETQSAHESLMPQRVHFQSRNFHNILHWQPGRACTSNSSIYFVQYKMYGQRQWKNKEDCWGILESFCDLTNETSDIQEPYYGRVRTISAGIRSGWTMTQRFTPWWEKEHKRK; the protein is encoded by the exons ATGACGCCTAAACATTGCTTTCTAGGCTTCCTCATCAGTTTCCTCCTGACTGGTGTAGTGG AAACCCAGTCAGCCCATGAATCCCTGATGCCTCAGCGAGTACATTTTCAGTCTCGAAATTTCCACAACATTTTGCACTGGCAGCCTGGGAGGGCTTGTACCAGCAACAGCAGTATCTATTTCGTACAGTATAAAAT GTATGGACAGagacaatggaaaaataaagaggacTGTTGGGGTATTCTCGAATCCTTTTGTGACCTTACCAATGAAACGTCAGATATACAGGAACCTTACTATGGAAGGGTGAGGACCATCTCAGCTGGGATCCGCTCAGGCTGGACCATGACGCAGCGCTTCACTCCCTGGTGGGAAA aagaacataaaagaaaataa